The following are encoded together in the Kwoniella europaea PYCC6329 chromosome 1, complete sequence genome:
- a CDS encoding S-methyl-5'-thioadenosine phosphorylase, with amino-acid sequence MSFGQLEANEKVLVGCIGGSGLYHLDNLTVVKKLDITTPWGKPSSPITISSLPSGDLIAFISRHGAHHTITPSEVPARANIAALKHIGCEAIIAFSAVGSLREEIAPGHFIIPDQIIDRTKGIREDTYFRGEGVVVHSMFGEPFSKKLSEFVAPKVQKILSEQEGDVKVHTGKTVVCMEGPAFSTRAESLMYRQWGGDIINMSVIPEAKLARECELDYTLICTSTDFDAWRVGEAPVTVEEVIKTLHTNAGNSRAVAAGLLQDVHDVVAEGKVLNEIKGSMKYACITRVESQPEAARKKFAYILPYFSD; translated from the exons ATGTCGTTCGGTCAATTGGAAGCTAACGAAAAAG TCCTCGTCGGGTGTATTGGTGGTTCAGGTTTGTACCACCTTGATAATCTGACTGTAGT CAAAAAACTCGACATCACCACACCATGGGGCAaaccctcttcacccatcaccatctcctctcttccttcagGTGATCTCATCGCATTCATCTCCCGACACGGTGCTCATCACACCATCACCCCTTCCGAGGTACCCGCACGAGCGAACATAGCAGCATTGAAGCATATCGGATGTGAGGCCATCATCGCTTTCTCAGCTGTCGGTTCATTAAGGGAGGAAATCGCTCCTGGACATTTCATCATCCCCGATCAAATCATAGATAGAACAAAGGGTATACGGGAAGATACCTACTTCAGAGGAGAGGGTGTAGTCGTTCATTCAATGTTCGGTGAACCGTTCTCAAAGAAATTGAGCGAATTCGTCGCTCCGAAAGTACAGAAGATCTTGAGTGAACAGGAGGGTGATGTCAAGGTGCATACCGGGAAGACCGTTGTAtgtatggaag GTCCCGCTTTCTCCACTCGAGCAGAATCATTGATGTACAGACAATGGGGTggtgatatcatcaacatgtctgTCATCCCTGAAGCGAAATTAGCTAGAGAGTGTGAACTTGA CTACACCCTTATCTGTACTTCTACCGATTTCGACGCCTGGAGAGTCGGTGAAGCTCCCGTAACAGTCGAAGAAGTCATCAAAACCCTTCACACCAACGCCGGTAACTCTCGAGCAGTCGCTGCCGGCTTATTACAAGACGTTCATGATGTAGTTGCTGAAGGCAAGGTGTTGAACGAGATTAAAGGATCCATGAAATACGCTTGCATCACTCgtgttgag TCACAACCTGAAGCTGCTCGAAAGAAGTTTGCCTATATTTTGCCTTACTTCTCCGAttag